In Suricata suricatta isolate VVHF042 unplaced genomic scaffold, meerkat_22Aug2017_6uvM2_HiC HiC_scaffold_50405, whole genome shotgun sequence, the following are encoded in one genomic region:
- the LOC115285186 gene encoding histone H2B type 1-F/J/L-like: MPEPAKSAPAPKKGSKKAVTKAQKKDGKKRKRSRKESYSVYVYKVLKQVHPDTGISSKAMGIMNSFVND; encoded by the coding sequence ATGCCTGAACCAGCCAAGTCCGCCCCGGCCCCGAAGAAGGGCTCCAAGAAGGCGGTGACCAAGGCGCAGAAGAAGGACGGCAAGAAGCGCAAGCGCAGCCGCAAGGAGAGCTACTCGGTGTACGTGTACAAGGTGCTGAAGCAGGTGCACCCCGACACCGGCATCTCGTCCAAGGCCATGGGCATCATGAACTCGTTCGTCAACGACA